The region aaaaGGAAGCAACTATATATGGAACAGGCAAATGCTACTTGAGAACCAAACCAATCAAGCAAGAGGGACACAGCAATACGGGTCACTGCCATGAGCTTGCTATCATCACTTGTTGCTGTCCTGATGATCGCTCTTGTGAGCGCCGGCGATGAGGCCGCGTTGCTTGCTTTCAAAGCGCAGGTCAGCGACGGCGGATCGCTGGCATCCTGGAACAACAGTGTTGTCTACTGTAGCTGGGAAGGCGTGGCGTGCAGCCACCGGAGGAGGCCGGCGCGGGTGGTGGCGCTCAGATTGAACGGCACCGGCCTCACCGGATCGCTCTCCCCAGACCTTGGGAACCTCACGTTCCTGAGGACGCTCAACCTGAGCTTCAACCAGCTGAAAGGGGAGATCCCCGCGAGCCTCGGTCGCCTCCACCGCCTGCAGAAACTCTACTTGAACGACAACTCCTTCTCCGGCACAATCCCTGCGAACCTGAGCTCCTGTGTCGGCATGAAAATAATGGAACTTCATCACAACAAGCTTTGGGGGCGCATCCCGCCTGAGCTCGGCGAAAAACTCGTCTTCTTGACTGAAATCTCGCTCAGGGACAACAGCTTCACAGGGCCCATCCCGGCATCGCTGGCCAACATGTCCTATCTACAATTCCTGGATCTCTCCCATAACCAGCTCATGGGCTCAATCCCACCAGGGATAGGCAGCATGCAGAGCATGCAGACATTACTACTGTCCACAAACAACATCTCTGGTATGCTTCCACCTTCTCTCTACAACTTGTCTTCACTGGAATCTCTTTGGATCGGGCGCAATAGCCTATATGGAAGCATTCTGAATGATATCGGCCGCAAGTTTCCCAAGATGAAAGGTCTTGGCTTGAGTTATAATCACTTCACAGGAACCATTCCCTCCTCAATATCCAATCTATCTTCCCTCATAGATCTTTTCCTCGATAAGAACAGATTTAGTGGGTATGTGCCTCCCACTTTCGGAAGGCTAGGAGCTCTCCAATCTATGAACTTGGCTGGCAATAAGCTTGAAGCAAATGACAACAAGGGGTGGGAATTCATCACTTCTCTGGCAAACTGTAGCCAGCTAGAGAAACTGCAACTCGGAGGAGACTCTTTCGCAGGAAAACTACCTGGATCGATTGTGAACCTCTCTAGTACTCTCCAGGCCTTATACTTAATGGACAGTAGGGTCTCTGGAAGTATTCCTGCAGACATCGGCAATTTGGTTGGTCTTAACAGGCTTGCAATAGCAAATACATTCATATCTGGAGTGATTCCAGACAGCATTGGAAAGCTAGGAGACTTGGCTTTGCTAGCCTTGTACAACAATAGCTTGTCTGGCCTCATACCACCATCTCTAGGAAATCTTTCGCAGTTGAATACCCTTTATGCATACTATGGCAACTTGGAGGGACCAATTCCAGCAAGCCTGGGGGAGTTGAAAAAACTTTTTGTACTCGATCTGTCAACGAACTACAGGCTTAATGGTTCAATACCCAGAGAAATTTTGAAATTGCCGGGCCTTTCTTGGTACTTGGACTTGTCATATAATTCCCTTTCTGGACCCATTCCTAATGAAGTTGGTAGCTTGGCAAATCTTAACCAATTGATTCTATCAGGAAACCAGTTGTCTGGCAAAATACCCGACAGTATTGAGAATTGCATAGTGTTGGTATGGTTATTATTAGACAATAACTCGTTCGAAGGAAGCATACCTCAGTCACTGAAGAATATAAAGGGGCTCAGCAAACTGAACCTGACCATGAATAAGCTCTCTGGTAATATTCCTGAGGCCCTTGGCAGTATTGGAAATCTACAGGAACTGTACCTAGCACATAACAACTTTTCAGGATCAATCCCCGCAGTTCTAAAGAATTTGACATCACTGTACAAATTGGATGTATCCTGCAACAATCTGCAAGGCGAGGTGCCAGATGAAGGTGTTTTCAGAAACATCACTTACTTAGCAGTTGGTGGGAATATCAATTTGTGTGGTGGTACACCTCAACTTCACTTGGCTCCATGCCCCACAAACCGCTCAAGCAAGAACAGAAAAAAGATGCCAAAGCCTCTTGTAATTTCTCTAGCAATAGCTGGAGCAATCTTGCTGTCACTGTCAGTTATTCTTCTGGTTTGGATACTTTGCAAGAAGCTCATACCAAGCCAGAATACATTAGCAAAAAATTCAATTGCTGATGACCATTACAAGAGAATCCCCTATCATGCATTATTGAGAGGAACTAATGAATTTTCAGAAGTCAACCTGCTTGGGAGAGGAAGTTATGGTGTGGTTTATAAGTGCGTTTTGGAAACTGAAGAAAGAACATTGGCTGTCAAGGTGTTTAATCTTGGCCAGTCCAGGTATTCCAAGAGTTTTGAGGCTGAGTGTGAGGCCATGAGAAGGATACGACACCGTTGTCTTATTAAGATAATTACTTCTTGTTCGAGCGTCAACCACCAAGGTCAAGAGTTCAAGGCATTGGTTTTTGAGTTCATGCCCAATGGTAACTTGGATGGTTGGCTTCATCCAAAATCTCAAGAGCATACTATAAACAACACGCTCGGTCTTGCCCAGAGGCTTGATATTGCTGTCGATATTGTGGACGCAGTAGAATATCTGCACAACTACTGTCAACCATGTGTAATCCATTGCGATCTTAAGCCAAGCAACATTCTTCTTGCTGAAGACATGAGCGCACGAGTTGGAGACTTCGGCATATCAAGGATCCTTCAAGAAAATACAAATGAGGGGATGCAAACTTCATATAGCTCAACTGGAATTAGAGGTTCCATAGGCTATGTTGCTCCAGGTGACAAAAACTCTTCTAATTTTATATTTTACTTTTCACCGAATATGGAATGCTAACCAGAAAACTTTGCATAATTGCAGAGTACGGAGAAGGCTCTGCTGTCTCAACACCTGGTGATATTTATAGCCTTGGCATATTGCTGCTTGAGATGTTTACAGGAAGGAGCCCGACGGAAGGCACATTCAGAGATTCATTGGATCTGCATAAGTTTGTCGAGGATGCTCTTCCAGATAGAACCTTGGAGATAGCTGACCCAACGATGTGGCTGCACAGACAACAACATGATAACACCACAAGTATTAGAATCCAGGAGTGCTTGGTTTCAGTTTTCAGGCTTGGCATATCCTGCTCGAAACAACAGCCTCGAGACCGAGCACTGACGAGAGATGCAGCGGCAGAGATGCATGCAATCAGAGATGCATACCTCAAGTGTGGGGTCTCACTTACCAGCACAGGAGGAGACCCAAGGCAGCTGCAGCAGGAGAGTGTGCAATATTAGGAGTCCACTATCTAGTTATTAGGAAACAGGAATTGGATACCGAATGGTTTTGTCCCATGGAAGGTTTCCCTGCTATTTCCAAATCCGTTACGAGTTTGTTTTGTTATCCTTTCTTAGTACCAAGTTGTAACTGGGCTATATGTAGTCTCTACTAGTAGATCAATAAGACATGCAAGAATAATTCCAATATCTCCTCCCCTGCTATCTGCGCCTTGCACCCCCTCTCTCCCCTCTAGACAGCCATGGGTAAACGAGGAGGCCAGCCTCACCCCCTACCAGCCATGATCATAACCTGCGCTGCTACCCTAAACCGTTCCCCCCACCTTTACGCCCCACAGCCCATGACAATAGGGGAGCATGGAGCAGAAAGAGAGGCCTCAACTAGAGAAATTCAGAACAACACTGAATAAACAAGCAGGTACAAAGACATAATCCTGCATAAAAAGATATGTATTGTTTCAGTTAGTAGTTTCTCTAATAGCTATGTTGCTTTACAACTATATCAAGTAAATGCAGAACCATGGTGTTCTGCAATAATAGCACTACAACAAGTTGTAGAGTTTCAGAAATCAAGCAGTGTAATTGTTTTTCCATTCTGATTAACTCTACATGGTTTCAGAAATCAAGCAATGTAATTGTTTTTCCATTCTCAAAACTCTACACGTGCAGGCAACATTACTTCATGCTTCAGGCCAATAGATCTGGAGTTCTAGAGAGCTTCCGaagttctttctttctttttcttattcttcttttttctAAGAAAACGAACCCATTATTTGTTTATATTACCAAAATAAAGTGCATCTGATCAGATCGAGAACAGTAAAATAAACTGACATATATTAGATATATTTGTGAACAAGCTTGCTTCCTTCATTAATTAGTAGTAATCACTAACAAGAATGCTAAGAGCCATTCTAATCCAAGCAGATACCTTAGCCTATCAACAGTAACAAGAAAGCGAAGTCTGAAAACGCAGACACAATTTGGTGTAGGACTTGACCGGCATGGCTACCTGTCTACCTCGGACTCTCACACAGGTCAACAAGGAAGCTAACTAAATTGTGATGCAGAGAAATCATATCTCCAAGGCAAGTGTGTCTAGACTGGTTACTGTCACTGACCTGGCCACAGAATATCTTGTCAAAACAGGTAGTACAACCTAAAGCCATCATCAAGGCTCCCTCCTAGATAGTACTACATACATAAAGATAGAATCCACGAGTGCTTGGTCTCTGTGTTGACAATTGGCATATCCTGCTCAAAGACACAGCCTCGGGGGGGTGTGTTGATAAGAAATGCAGCTGTAGAGATGCATGCGATAAGACATGTGTACCTCTGTGTTTGCTGGTGAGCATTTGGGGGAACATGGAACAAAAGAGGAGCCTCGGCTGGAGTCATTCGGGACGTTGTGATATGATCCTCCAATCCTCCATACAAGCCCTTAGGTTAGCATTAGCAAACATTTGTTTGCCATCAGAGCCATTTTCTACGCAccatatcagaaaaatgtaatgtaAAATCCTAGTGTTGTGCAATAGCACTGTAGCGGCAGTTGTCAGCACCTTACATGGCTTCCCGCAAATTCCAAAGAAAGGGCAGGCAGACCGATGGGTCTTTTGTACGCAGCCTTTCTCACAAATTCCAAAGATTTGAGAAATCGCAAATCGCATCCTCAATCGGCCAATCCAGTAAAACAGCAGTCAGTCAAACTGTTCACAAAGTATATACCGTGTGCGGAAAAACATAAGGGGCAGTAGGCAGTAGCAGCAGAAATTGACTATAATAAGCATTTCACACACCCAGTAACAAATTAATGCGCATATTTGAGAGCACAATCAATTATCACCAAAAAGGCCAGGAATCACAGTTTCCAAAAGCAGTGGGAGTTAATCACACATCCAGTAACAAATATGAGGATGAGAACTTGGTGCCGGCCGGCGTTGGTGGATCTGGAGAGCGGGAGGAGACGGAGCAGACGAGGATTACCTAGTACATATGGTTTCCCGGTTGGTTATAGGGACCGGAGGAGGCGCGGCGGAGGAAGCCGCCATTGGAGCGATGGGTTCGAGGTTACGTATTCCATGTTGGGGAAGGAAAATACGCGTTAGTGGTCGACTCACGGGGATCAGAAAATGCGTTTTTGTGGTGGTTTCCGTTCAGAGTCAACCCGGCAATCCGACCCATGGGTCGGTGCGCCCATGGGCACCCGACCCTAATGGATAGGTATGGGTTGTCGACTTTGTCCATGGGTCTCGCCCATGTGACCCAATTAATATTAATAATTAAAAAATTATTTGTTATCTATTATATTTACTTTTTGAAATCTAAATACACAAAGATATAATGCACATCTCTTGCAACAATAACTGAAAGAAAGCGAGGCACAAGTGCACAACTAGTAGGTCCATTTTCTTTTTGACGGACACAACTAGTAGGTCCATAGCGAGGCACAACTACCCTACATTTTTTTTTGAGTCTGCCACAACTACCCTACAAACACAACAAACAGACCGTCAACCAGGCCTTTTCTCAATTCCCAAGTTTGGTAGCCCATGCAAAACCGCTAGCTGCATTAGG is a window of Triticum dicoccoides isolate Atlit2015 ecotype Zavitan chromosome 2B, WEW_v2.0, whole genome shotgun sequence DNA encoding:
- the LOC119368583 gene encoding putative receptor-like protein kinase At3g47110; translation: MSLLSSLVAVLMIALVSAGDEAALLAFKAQVSDGGSLASWNNSVVYCSWEGVACSHRRRPARVVALRLNGTGLTGSLSPDLGNLTFLRTLNLSFNQLKGEIPASLGRLHRLQKLYLNDNSFSGTIPANLSSCVGMKIMELHHNKLWGRIPPELGEKLVFLTEISLRDNSFTGPIPASLANMSYLQFLDLSHNQLMGSIPPGIGSMQSMQTLLLSTNNISGMLPPSLYNLSSLESLWIGRNSLYGSILNDIGRKFPKMKGLGLSYNHFTGTIPSSISNLSSLIDLFLDKNRFSGYVPPTFGRLGALQSMNLAGNKLEANDNKGWEFITSLANCSQLEKLQLGGDSFAGKLPGSIVNLSSTLQALYLMDSRVSGSIPADIGNLVGLNRLAIANTFISGVIPDSIGKLGDLALLALYNNSLSGLIPPSLGNLSQLNTLYAYYGNLEGPIPASLGELKKLFVLDLSTNYRLNGSIPREILKLPGLSWYLDLSYNSLSGPIPNEVGSLANLNQLILSGNQLSGKIPDSIENCIVLVWLLLDNNSFEGSIPQSLKNIKGLSKLNLTMNKLSGNIPEALGSIGNLQELYLAHNNFSGSIPAVLKNLTSLYKLDVSCNNLQGEVPDEGVFRNITYLAVGGNINLCGGTPQLHLAPCPTNRSSKNRKKMPKPLVISLAIAGAILLSLSVILLVWILCKKLIPSQNTLAKNSIADDHYKRIPYHALLRGTNEFSEVNLLGRGSYGVVYKCVLETEERTLAVKVFNLGQSRYSKSFEAECEAMRRIRHRCLIKIITSCSSVNHQGQEFKALVFEFMPNGNLDGWLHPKSQEHTINNTLGLAQRLDIAVDIVDAVEYLHNYCQPCVIHCDLKPSNILLAEDMSARVGDFGISRILQENTNEGMQTSYSSTGIRGSIGYVAPEYGEGSAVSTPGDIYSLGILLLEMFTGRSPTEGTFRDSLDLHKFVEDALPDRTLEIADPTMWLHRQQHDNTTSIRIQECLVSVFRLGISCSKQQPRDRALTRDAAAEMHAIRDAYLKCGVSLTSTGGDPRQLQQESVQY